Sequence from the Egibacter rhizosphaerae genome:
GCTCAAAGGTCTCGACGAGGACGGCACGCACACCCAGGAGCATCGGGCCCTTGGCCGCCCAGTCGCGCGAGGAGCCGGAGCCGTACTCCTTGCCGCCGAGGACGACCAGCGGCGTGCCCTCCCTCTGGTAGCGCATGGCGGCGTCGTAGATCGTCGTCTGCTCCCGCTCGGGGAACTTGAGGGTGACGCCGCCCTCGGTGCCGGGCGCGATCTGGTTGCGCAGCCGCACGTTCGCGAACGTGCCGCGCATCATGACCTCGTGGTTGCCGCGGCGGGCGCCGTAGGAGTTGAAGTCGTGCTTCTCGACGCCCCGCTCGAGCAGGTACTGCCCCGCGGGCGTGTTCTCGACGATCGCGCCGGCCGGGGAGATGTGGTCGGTGGTCACGCTGTCGCCCAGCTTCGCGAGCACCCGCGCGCCGCTGATGTCGCGCACCGGCTCGGGCTCGGCGCCCATCTCGTCGAAGAACGGCGGCTTCTGCACGTAGGTCGAGTTGGGGTCCCAGGGGGACTCGTCGCCCGACGGCGCGTCCATGCCCTGCCACCGCTCGTCGCCGTCGAGGATGTTCGCGTAGCTCTTGCGGAACATCTCCGAGTCGATGTTCTCACGGACCAGTTGCTCGACGTCGGCGGAGCTCGGCCAGATGTCGGCCAGGTAGATCGGCGAGCCGTCGGAGGCCCGGCCGAGTGGCTCCCGGTAGAGGTCGACGTCCATCGACCCCGCGATCGCGTAGGCGACGACGAGCGGTGGCGACGCGAGATAGTTCATCTTCACGTCGGGGTTGATCCGCCCCTCGAAGTTGCGGTTGCCGGACAGGACCGACACGACAGTGAGGTCGTTGTCCCGCACGGCCTGCGAGATCTCGGGTGACAGCGGGCCGGAGTTGCCCACGCAGGTGGTGCAGCCGAAGCCGACGAGGTTGAACCCCAGCTTCTCCAGGTAGGGCAGCAGCCCCGCGTCACGGTAGTAGTCCATCACGACCTTCGACCCCGGCGCGAGGGAGGTCTTCACCCAGGGCTGGCTCTCGAGTCCGGCGTCCACGGCGTTCTTGGCGAGGAGGCCGGCGCCGAGCATGACCTGCGGGTTCGAGGTGTTCGTGCACGAGGTGATCGCCGCGATCACGACGTCCCCGTGACTGAGGCGGAACTGCTCGCCGTCGCTGGTCTCGACGAGCACGCCGTTGGGTTGGTCCTCCTCCGGCGTCGGCGTGTCGCTGGCGGGGAAGGTCTCCTCAAGCGCCTCGTCGGTTGACCACTGCGTGTAGCGAGCGAGCGACTCGCGGAACACATGCTTGGACTCGGTGAGCGCGACCCGGTCCTGGGGGCGCGAGGGTCCGGCGAGGCTCGACACGACGGTCGAGAGGTCGAGCTCGAGGTGCTCGGAGTACTGCGCCTCGCGGCTCGGGTCGTGGAAGAGGCCCTGCTCCTTGGCGTACCGCTCGACGAGCTCGATCTGCCCCTGCGGCCGGCCGGTGAACTCCAGGTAGCGCAGGGTCTCGTCGTCGATCGGGAAGATCGCCGCGGTCGAGCCGTACTCGGGGCTCATGTTCCCGATCGTCGCGCGGTTCGCGAGCGGCACCTCGGCCACGCCGGGGCCGTAGAACTCCACGAACTTGCCGACCACGCCGTGGCTGCGCAGGAGCTCGGTGATCGTGAGCACCAGGTCGGTCGCCGTGGTGCCCTCGGGCAACTCGCCGGAGAGCTTCAGCCCCACGACCTTGGGCACGAGCATCGAGATGGGCTGGCCGAGCATCGCGGCCTCGGCCTCGATGCCCCCCACGCCCCAGCCGAGCACGCCGAGGCCGTTGATCATCGGGGTGTGGCTGTCCAGGCCGACGAGGGTGTCGGGGTAGGCGCGGCCCTTGCCGTCGGTGAAGACGACCTGCGCGAGGTACTCGAGGTTGACCTGGTGCACGATCCCGGTGCTCGGCGGGACGACGCGCAGCGCGTTGAAGGCCTCCTGGCCCCACCGCAGGAAGCGGTACCGCTCGATGTTGCGATGGAACTCGATCTCGGCGTTGCGCACGAAGGCCTCCGGCACACCGGCGACCTCGGCGATGACCGAGTGGTCGATCACCAGGTCGGCGGGCAGCGCCGGGTCGACGACGTCGGGGTCCCCGCCGAGGTCGCCGATCGCGTCGCGCATCGCCGCGAAGTCCACGATGGCCGGAACGCCGGTGAAGTCCTGCAGCAGGACGCGGGCCGGCGTGAACAGGGTCTCGCTCTGCGTCCGTGCGTTCGGGTCCCAGGCGAGGAAGTCCTCGATCTGCTCGCGGGTGACCGTGTCACCGTCCTCGTTGCGGAGGAGGTTCTCGAGCAGGATCTTGAGCGAGTAGGGAAAGCGATCGAGGTCGGCGTCGACCGCGTCCAGGCGATGGATCTCGTACCGCTCCCCACCGACCTCCAGGGAACTGCGGGCACCGAAGCTGTTGCCGGCCATTGCGTCCTCCGTGGCTCGTCGCAAGTGTTGGCAGCGTAACGGCCGGGGGGACCGTCAGCACGCTCGGGGCAGGCCGCCTCGCGGTGACCTGCGCGCGGTCCGCGCAGCACTTCCCTCCGCCGGCTTCGCCTGATATGGTTCGGACCCCTTTGCATTGTGCATGGTAGCACTCCCAGGAGGCCCCGGTGACCGACGGACCGAGCGTGGCGAGCGTCATGGCCGACTTCATCAACGAAGCCGGCGTGCCCTACGTCTTCGGGTATCCCGGGACGTCGAACATCGAGTTCATGGAGGGAGCGCGCCAGCGGGGCGTCGAGACGGTCCTGGCACGCCGCGAGCCGACCGCGGCCTTCATGGCCGAAGGGTTGTCCATGGCCACCGGCGGGCTCGGCGTGTGCCTCTCGACGCTGGGACCGGGCTCGACGGCGCTCGTCAACGGTGTCGCGGCCGCGCAGCTCGACCGTGTCCCCATGCTCGCGATCAGTGGGCAGATCGGGACCGCCAAGGAGCCCTTCTTCACCCACCAGGTCGTCGAGCACGAGCGGCTGTTCGCGCCCATCTCGAAGTGGGCCGGCCGCGTCGACGCGGGCAGCACCGCCACCATCATGCGCAAGGCGCTGCGGCTCGCGACCGCCGAGCGGCCGGGGGCCGTGCACCTGACGACGAACGCGGACGTGGCCAAGGCCACCACCACCACCGACGACGAGGTCGTGCTCCCCCCGATGGAGGCGGCGGCCGTCGCCGGACAGGTTCACCGCCGGCCGGGGACGGCCGACCCGACGGCCAGCCTGCGCGAGGCTCGCCGCCCCGTGATCGTCGCCGGGATCGCCGCGGTGCGGGCCGGCGCGACGCCCGAGCTCGTGCGCCTCGCCGAGGAGGAGGGGATCCCCGTGGTGGTGGCGCCGATGGCCAAGGGGGTGTTCCCCGAGAACCACCCGATGTTCGCCGGCGTCATCGACATGGCGTGCAACCAGGTGATCTGGGACTTCCTCGCCGACGCCGACCTCGTGCTCGCGGTCGGCTTCGATCCGGTCGAGCTGATCAAGCCGTGGGAGATCGACACCCCCGTCGTGCACGTCGATGCGGTCGCTAACACCGATCAGATCTACCGGGCCGACGTCGAGGTCGTGGGTGCGATTCCCGCGTTGCTGGACTGGCTGCGCGAGGAGGCCGCCAGCGGGCCCGCGTGGTCCGAGGCCGATCTCGCGCCGCACCGGGCGCGGCTCACCGACGAGTACTACCGCGGCCGCGTCGACGGGCGGCTCAACCCCACCGACGTGGTGGACGCCGTGCGCGCGGCCCTGCCGCGCGAGGCGATCGTCACGACCGACGTCGGCAGCCACAAGCTGCTCGTGGGCCAGGGGTGGACGACGTACGAGCCGCGGACCTCGCTCATGAGCAACGGGCTCTCGTCGATGGGGTTCGGGCTACCCGCGGCGATCGGCGCGCAGCTCGCGGTGCCCGGCGCGCCTGTCGCCGCGATCATCGGGGACGGCGGCTTCGCGATGGTGCAGGGCGAGTTGCAGCTCGCCTCGAGCCTCGGTCTCGGGATCGTGGTGGTCGTCCTCGTGGACGGCAGCCTCAACCGCATCGAGCTGAAGCAGCAGGCGCTCGGCTATCCGAGCACCGCGACCCGGATCGAGGAGTCCGACCTCGTGCGGCTCGCCGAGGCGATGGGCTGCGACGGGGAGCGCACCGACGACCTCGCGACCCTCGAGAAGGCGCTCGAGGGGTCGGCCGGTCGCGACCGGCCGCTGGTGATCGAGGCCCACATCGATCCCGCCCAGTACCTCTCGCAGTTCTGACCGACGGGGCGCCTCGGCGGCCCGCCACACGAGGTCCGACAGGGCCGGGACCCAGTCGACATCGAGGAGTGAGCGAGCATGAGCGAGGGACCGCACGTGATCGTGGTGGGAGCGGGCAATGCCGGGTATTGCGCGGCGCTCGCCGCGCGCGAGCAGGGTGCCCGGGTGACGGTGCTCGAGCGTGCCCCGTACGCCGAGCGTGGGGGCAACACCGCGTTCACCGCCGGCGCGATGCGCGTCGTCTACGAGAACGAGGAGCACCTGCTGGAGCTGTTGCCCGACCTGTCGGAGGAGCAGCGCGCCAAGACGGACTTCGGGACCTACACCACGAGCGACTTCTTCGACGACATGGCGCGGGTCACCGAGTTCCGTTGCGACCCCGAGCTCGCGGAGGCACTGGTCACCAAGAGCCACCCGACGCTTGCGTGGATGACCGGCAAGGGTGTCCGCTTCGTGCCGATCTATGGCCGTCAGGCTTTCGAGATCGACGGGAAGTTCCGCTTCTGGGGCGGGCTCACCATCGAGGCCAGCGGAGGCGGTCCCGGGCTGATCGAGGCGCTCGAGCAGCAGGCGGCCCGCGAGGGCGTCGAGGTCCGCTACGAGACCCGCGCGACCGAACTGCTCGCGGATGAGCGCGGCGTGCACGGTGTGCGGGTGCGGCACGGGGAGACGACCGAGGCGCTCGAGGGACGCGTGGTGCTCGCCTCCGGGGGGTTCCAGGCCAACAGCGAGTGGCGGACGCGGTGCCTGGGCCCCGGGTGGGACCTCGCGAAGGTCCGGGGGACGCGGTTCGACACCGGCGACGGCATCCGCATGGCGCTGGACATCGGTGCCAGCCCGTACGGGAACTGGTCGGGTGCCCACGCGGTGGGGTGGGACCTGAACGCGCCGGAGTTCGGCGACCTCAAGGTCGGGGACCACTTCCAGAAGCACAGCTACCCGTGGGGCGTGATGGTGAACGCGAACGGGCGGCGGTTCGTCGACGAGGGCGCGGACTTCCGCAACTACACCTACGCCAAGTACGGGCAGGAGATCCTGCGCCAGCCCCACCAGATGGCGTGGCAGGTGTTCGATCAGCAGGTCGCGCACCTGCTGCGTGATGAGTACCGCATCCGCGAGGTCACGCGCGCGAAGGCCGACACCCTGGAGGGCCTGGTCGAGCAGATGGACGGCGTGGACCCCCAAGGGTTCCTCGACGAGGTGGCCCGCTACAACGAAGCCGTGCGCACCGACATCGGCTTCGATCCGACGCGCCGGGACGGGCGCCGCACCGAGGGCCTCGAGGTCGACAAGACCAACTGGGCCAACACCCTGACCGAGCCGCCGTTCGAAGCGTTCGGCACGACCTGCGGGATCACCTTCACGTTCGGGGGGCTGCGGGTGGACAGCGACCGCGCCGCGGTGATCGACGACGACGGGCACCCCATCTCCGGGCTGTACGCGTGCGGGGAGCTCGTCGGCGGCCTGTTCTACTTCAACTATCCCGGCGGCACGGGGCTGACCAGCGGGTCGGTGTTCGGGAAGATAGCCGGCGAACACGCCGCCCAGTAGGCCGCACGAGCCCGCCTCAGCAGGGCACCGGCTCGTGGCGTCCCGAGTCGGTGGGGCAGCTGTTGGGTCGGGTCTCCCGCTCGATGGAGACACCGTTCGTGGTTCCGCCCGGCGCGGTGTCGGATCCCGCAGGGGGCTCTCCGTCCGTCCCGGAGTCCTCGCCGTCCCTCCCGGAGCCCTCTCCGTCCGTCCCGGAGTCCTCGGGATCCTCGGAGGAATCGGACGGGGCCGCCTCCGTCTGGACGGCGTCGGCGCCGCCCTCGGTCGGGGAGTCCGCTCCCGTCTCGCCGGGAGCGCACGCCGCGAGCAACAGCGTGAGGGCGGCCGCGAACGCGATGCCGGCGTGGCCCCGGGGTACTCGGCGCGCGGATGTGGTCGTTTCCATGACGGTCTCCTCGCTCGTGGCTGACGGCCTTTCGGGCCGCTGCTCGCGAAGCTAGGAATGAGGAGGCGGCCGCCGCCTGAGGCAACATCCCTAGATCGACCTCGGTTCCGCTTAGACCGACCGCGAGGGCGGTGACCGGTCCTGGCGGGCGCCGCGCGCGCGAGGACCCCGGCACGCGCGGCACACTGTTGCCATGGCCACCCGCACGACGGCACTCGTCGGCCGTGACGAGGAGTTCGCGCGGCTCGACGCGGCCTTCGATCGCGCCACACGACACGCGCCGACCACGGTGTTGCTCGGTGGCGAGGCGGGAGTGGGCAAGACCCGGCTGGTCGAGACGTTCGCCGAGCGCGCGCAGGGGCGGGGCGCGCGCGTCCTCTCGGGCAGGTGCCTGGAGTTGAGCGAGGGCGGCATGCCCTACGCGGCCGTGGTCGAGATGCTCCGCCAGTTGGAGGGCGAGGCCGGGATCCCGAGGCTGCACCAGCTCGCGGGTGACGAGGCCGGTGAACTCGCCCGCGTGTCGCCCGCGCTGCGCCCGACCGAGGAACCCCGCACGCCGGAGCTGCCGCTGGACCCGTCATCGCAGGTCCGCCTGTTCGAGTCCCTCCTGCGTCTGGTGCAGCGGCTGGCAGCCGAGCGGCCGCTGGTGCTCGTCATGGAGGACCTGCACTGGGCCGACACCTCGACGCGAGACCTGCTGGGGTTCCTGGCGCACAGCCTCCGGGACGTCGGCGCCATGCTCGTGGTGACCTACCGCACCGACGAGCTGCACCGGGACCATCCGCTCCGTCCGGTGCTGGCGCGCATCCAGCGCACCGACGGCGCGGAGCGCGTGGATCTCGGGACCCTCGACCGAGTCGCGCTCGGCCGCCTGCTCGAGGCGGTCACCGGCAAGGCCCCGGGTCCCGAGCTGCTGCAACGCGTGCACGAGCGGTCGGGTGGCAACCCCTTCCTCGCCGAGGAGCTGGGGGCGGCGGGCATCGACGCCGATGCGGAGCTCCCGGACTCCCTGCGCGAGCTCCTCCTCGTGTCGGTGGAGGCGCTGCCGGACGCGGCGGCACCGGTCGTTCGCGCCGTGGCCGCCACGAAGGGGCGGGTCCATCACGAGCTACTGGGGCGCGTGACGGGGCTCGAGGGGGAGGACCTGGACGCCGCGGTGCGCGCTGCCGTCGACCGAGCCGTGCTCGTCACCGACCCGCGGTCCGGGGCGTACGCCTTCCGTCACCGCCTGCTGGCCGAAGCGGTGTACTCGACGCTGCTGCCCGGCGAGCGGGAGCGGCTGCACACCCAGCTGGCGACCCACATCGAGGCCGAGCCCGGGCTGGCGACGCAGTCGGCGGCCGCCGAGCTCGCGCATCACTGGCACGCCGCGAACGACCAGTCACGCTCGCTGACCGCGTCGCTGGAGGCCGCCCGTGAAGCCGAGGCGGTCGCGGGGGTGGCCGAGGCACGGCAGCACGTCGAGCGGGCCCTCGAGCTCTGGCCGCAGGTCCCCGCCGTCGAGCAGCGCGCGGGCATCGACCATGCGGCGCTCTCGCGCTGGGCCGCGGAGCTCTCGTACCTCGCCGGCGAGGCCCGTCGCGCGGTCGCCCTCCAGGAGCAGGCCCTCGAGGAGGCGGACCCGGAGCCCACCCAGCGGGCGTTGATGCTCGAACGACTCGGCCGCTACCGGTGGCTCGCGGGTGACAGCGACGCTGCGGTCGCGGACTACGGTGCGGCCCTGGAGCAGCTGCCGGCGGAGGCGTCGGCACGCGACCGCGCCCGCATCCTGGCCGGCAACAGCCAGATCCTCATGCTGCGCCGGCAGACACAGGAGTCCGTGGCCTACGCGGAGCAGGCCCTGGCCCTCGCCGAGCGGGTCGGCGCGCGCGACATCGAGGCCAACGTCCTCATTACCCTGGGGACCAGCCTGGCGCAGCAGGGCGGCGAGCACGGCCTGAAGCTCCTGGGGGAGGGCCGGGCGATCGCGCTGGAGCTCGGCTCGCTGGACGAACACGCGCGTTCGTACCTCAACGAGGCGAACGCGCTGGCGCACCTCGCGCGGTTCGAGGAGGCGATCGCCGCCGCCACGCAGGGCTTGGAGCGCGCGCACGAGTCGGGTCAGCACCGGGGCTTCGGGGCCGCGCTCGCCTGCAACGTCGCACGGCCGGCGATGCTCATCGGGCGCTGGCAGCTGGCCGACGAGGTGCTGACCGCCGCCCCGCGCGACACCGGTGGGGTGGGCGCCGGTTGGGCCCACGGGACCCGCGCGCAGCTGCGGGCCGCGCGTGGCGACCTCGGCGCGGCCCGCGACGAGCTGGCGGCCGCGCGGGAGGCCGGCGCGGACCGCAACGAGCTGTCGAACGCCGTGTACCAACGGGCGCACGCGTGGGTCGCCCTGTCGGCCGGTGACATCGACGAGGTGGTCGACATGGTGCGGCATTGCCCACCGATCGAGGACGACCCCGACGAGCACACGCTCGAGTTGCTCGCCTTCCTGCTGCGTGCATCGGGGGACCCACGGGTGCGCCGGCGGCTCGAGCCCGACCTGCCGGACTCGATCTTGGCCGCCTGCCGGGAGCTCGCGGCGCGCCTTCCGAGCGTCCGCCGTGCGGTGCCGGTGTGGCTGGCGCTCGCCGAGGCCGAGTACGCGCGCGTGGTCGGAGCCCCCGACGAGGTCGACCGATGGGGCGCTGCCGTCGCGCGCTGCGACGAGCTCGGACTCGTCTACCACGGGGCGTACGCGCGCTACCGCCAGGCACAGGCCGTGCTCGACGCCGAACGACGTGCCGGGGTCCGCGACCTGCTCGCGTCGGCAGTGGCGACCGCACGCGACCTGGGCGCCGAGCCGCTCCGGGAGGACATCGCTGACCTCGCCCGGCGGGCGCGCGTCGAGCTCGACGCCGCGGCGCCGGGCCCCGACGCGGAACTCGGTCTCACCGGGCGGGAGACCGAGGTGCTGCGCCTGGTCGCCGACGGCCGCACCAACGCCCAGATCGCGTCCCGTCTCTACATCAGCGAGAAGACCGCGAGCGTCCACGTCTCCAACATGCTCCGAAAGCTAGGGGTCGCCAACCGCGGCGAGGCCGCCGCGCTCGCGCACCGCCTCGGCCTGACGACCTGACGCGCCGCTCACCGCGGCGCACGAAGGGCCCGCTCGAGGGCCTCGATCCGTCCTCCGGGTTCGCCGAGTGCCCGAACGGCCTCCCACGCGGCCGCGCCGCCGTCGGCGAGCGCCGACCGCCGCCCGAGATCCTCGAACTTGCGCCGCAGTGTCTCCGGTGACAGCGGCGACCGCGGGGCACCGGGCGGATCGGCGACCTCCTCCCGTACGCTCGACCCGTCGTGGCGGATCACCTCCACCCGCGTCGGGAATCCGCGGTCGTGGCCGCCGTCGAGTGCCGGATCGTCGAGCACTCGGACGCGGTGCTCGAGGAAGGCGTGCAGTTCCGCGTCGTGGACGATCTCGTCCGCGAAGCTGGCGATCGACAGCTCGCCGTGCGTGAGGATGCACGCGACGACGAACGGTACGGAGTGGTCCGCGGTCTCACGGGTTCGGGGATGCAGCTTGTCGGGGCCAGCGTGGAGCGACCGGGTTTCGGGGCCGACGTGGATGTCGACCCGCGCGATGTCGCGAGCGGCGACGCCGCGCTCGACGAGCCGGAGTGCGGCGTGCGCCGGTGCTTGGATCGTCGATCCGCAGGGATAGGGCTTGACCTGCGAGTTCGGCAGGCGTTCGGGCGTGGTCGGTGGCAGGCGGAGCACCGGTGCCTCCCCCACGCCGGCGGGGATCCCCAGCGCCAGCGGGAAGAGGCCCGCCGTGCCGACGAACGGCTGACCCGGACCCTCGACCCCGGCGGCGGCCAGCCGAGCCGACTCGAGGGCGTGGCGGCAGGCGTCGGCGGCCGCGAAGGCCTTCCACATCGAGATGCGGCCCGTGCGCGTCTGGCGCAGTGCCACGTGGCTCGTGACCGCGATCGCGACCGCGTGCGTCGCCTGCGCGGTCGACGGTCCGATCGCGCGGGCGCAGCCGGCGACGGCGCCGAGCATGGTGACGTTCACGTGGTCGAAGCCCCGCGGTGTCGGCGCGATGGCGTCCGCGGCAGTCATGGCCACCTCGTAGGCGGTCGCGATCCCGTCGAGCGCCGTCGTGGCCGGTGCGTCCCCCAGCCGCGCCGCGGCGAGCACGGCGGGGATCACGTCGCTCGGATGGATCGGCTCGATGCCGTGGTAGGCGTCGTTGGCGTCCAGGTACCGCACCAGGGCGGCGTTCGCCAGCGCGGCGGTGGCGGGATCGGCTGCCGCGTACGGCGTGCCCCAGACCGGATGATCGCCCCCGTGGTCGGCGAACCGGTGCACCGACCGCGGCGCGGGGTCCTCGGCGCCCGCCCCCAGCGCGCAGCCGACCGCGTCGGCCACGCGGTCGACGGTCGCCCGCGTGAGCGCCGCCGGCATGGGCTCCGGTGGCCGGGTGGCGTAGGCCGCGATGGCTGCGGACCACGGGTCGGCGTGGTCGCCGTCGGCCGGATCGGAGGGTGGCTGCGGGCTCGGGGACATGGGCTCCTCGATCATCGTGCGGTGGTCGCGTCGAGCCGGCCCGGTACGAACGCCTACGCTGCCGGACGACCAGCGGCGAGGGGGTGAACGGGTGGCGATGACACGAGTCGGGCTGATCGGGTACGGCGCGATCGGCGCGATCGTGCACGCGGTGCTGCGCGCCGGCGAGGTGCCCGGCACGGAAGCGGCGGGGATCCTGACACGTTCCGGGGACAGCCCGCAGGCGCTCGACTCCGTCGAGGCGCTGGCCGAGGCCAGCGACCTGGTCGTGGAGGCGGCCGGTCACGACGCGCTGCGTGCACACGGTCCCGCCGTCGTCGCGAGCGGGGTCGACCTCCTCGTGGTCAGCGTCGGGGCGCTCACCGACGACGCGCTGCACGATCGGCTGCGCGGGGCCGGTCAGGGGCGGCTCCTGCTCTCGGCGGGCGCGCTGGGCGGCCTCGACCTGCTGGGCGCGGCGCGGCTCGCGGGGCCGTTCGAGCGCGTCGCGCTGCGAACGACGAAGCCGCCCGCCGTGCTCGCACGGCCGTGGATGGACGAACGCGTGCGGGCACGGCTCGAGCGTGGCGACGAGCGGGTGGTCGTCTTCGGTGGGCCCGCCCGGGAGGCCGCTCGGGCCTTCCCCGAGTCGGTCAACGTG
This genomic interval carries:
- a CDS encoding aspartate dehydrogenase; the encoded protein is MTRVGLIGYGAIGAIVHAVLRAGEVPGTEAAGILTRSGDSPQALDSVEALAEASDLVVEAAGHDALRAHGPAVVASGVDLLVVSVGALTDDALHDRLRGAGQGRLLLSAGALGGLDLLGAARLAGPFERVALRTTKPPAVLARPWMDERVRARLERGDERVVVFGGPAREAARAFPESVNVAATLALATVGLDALEVEVVADPDADLVEHLVTVEAAAGAYEFRIRNRPSPENPRTSAVTAYSVLRALQARHAPEVVGA
- the acnA gene encoding aconitate hydratase AcnA, with translation MAGNSFGARSSLEVGGERYEIHRLDAVDADLDRFPYSLKILLENLLRNEDGDTVTREQIEDFLAWDPNARTQSETLFTPARVLLQDFTGVPAIVDFAAMRDAIGDLGGDPDVVDPALPADLVIDHSVIAEVAGVPEAFVRNAEIEFHRNIERYRFLRWGQEAFNALRVVPPSTGIVHQVNLEYLAQVVFTDGKGRAYPDTLVGLDSHTPMINGLGVLGWGVGGIEAEAAMLGQPISMLVPKVVGLKLSGELPEGTTATDLVLTITELLRSHGVVGKFVEFYGPGVAEVPLANRATIGNMSPEYGSTAAIFPIDDETLRYLEFTGRPQGQIELVERYAKEQGLFHDPSREAQYSEHLELDLSTVVSSLAGPSRPQDRVALTESKHVFRESLARYTQWSTDEALEETFPASDTPTPEEDQPNGVLVETSDGEQFRLSHGDVVIAAITSCTNTSNPQVMLGAGLLAKNAVDAGLESQPWVKTSLAPGSKVVMDYYRDAGLLPYLEKLGFNLVGFGCTTCVGNSGPLSPEISQAVRDNDLTVVSVLSGNRNFEGRINPDVKMNYLASPPLVVAYAIAGSMDVDLYREPLGRASDGSPIYLADIWPSSADVEQLVRENIDSEMFRKSYANILDGDERWQGMDAPSGDESPWDPNSTYVQKPPFFDEMGAEPEPVRDISGARVLAKLGDSVTTDHISPAGAIVENTPAGQYLLERGVEKHDFNSYGARRGNHEVMMRGTFANVRLRNQIAPGTEGGVTLKFPEREQTTIYDAAMRYQREGTPLVVLGGKEYGSGSSRDWAAKGPMLLGVRAVLVETFERIHRSNLIGMGVLPLEFPEGESAVTLGLTGEETFEITGLEGHHEIPRTVTVRADGKEFEATVRIDTALEAAYYRHGGILHYVLRRLRAKQ
- a CDS encoding thiamine pyrophosphate-binding protein, which codes for MTDGPSVASVMADFINEAGVPYVFGYPGTSNIEFMEGARQRGVETVLARREPTAAFMAEGLSMATGGLGVCLSTLGPGSTALVNGVAAAQLDRVPMLAISGQIGTAKEPFFTHQVVEHERLFAPISKWAGRVDAGSTATIMRKALRLATAERPGAVHLTTNADVAKATTTTDDEVVLPPMEAAAVAGQVHRRPGTADPTASLREARRPVIVAGIAAVRAGATPELVRLAEEEGIPVVVAPMAKGVFPENHPMFAGVIDMACNQVIWDFLADADLVLAVGFDPVELIKPWEIDTPVVHVDAVANTDQIYRADVEVVGAIPALLDWLREEAASGPAWSEADLAPHRARLTDEYYRGRVDGRLNPTDVVDAVRAALPREAIVTTDVGSHKLLVGQGWTTYEPRTSLMSNGLSSMGFGLPAAIGAQLAVPGAPVAAIIGDGGFAMVQGELQLASSLGLGIVVVVLVDGSLNRIELKQQALGYPSTATRIEESDLVRLAEAMGCDGERTDDLATLEKALEGSAGRDRPLVIEAHIDPAQYLSQF
- the tcuA gene encoding FAD-dependent tricarballylate dehydrogenase TcuA yields the protein MSEGPHVIVVGAGNAGYCAALAAREQGARVTVLERAPYAERGGNTAFTAGAMRVVYENEEHLLELLPDLSEEQRAKTDFGTYTTSDFFDDMARVTEFRCDPELAEALVTKSHPTLAWMTGKGVRFVPIYGRQAFEIDGKFRFWGGLTIEASGGGPGLIEALEQQAAREGVEVRYETRATELLADERGVHGVRVRHGETTEALEGRVVLASGGFQANSEWRTRCLGPGWDLAKVRGTRFDTGDGIRMALDIGASPYGNWSGAHAVGWDLNAPEFGDLKVGDHFQKHSYPWGVMVNANGRRFVDEGADFRNYTYAKYGQEILRQPHQMAWQVFDQQVAHLLRDEYRIREVTRAKADTLEGLVEQMDGVDPQGFLDEVARYNEAVRTDIGFDPTRRDGRRTEGLEVDKTNWANTLTEPPFEAFGTTCGITFTFGGLRVDSDRAAVIDDDGHPISGLYACGELVGGLFYFNYPGGTGLTSGSVFGKIAGEHAAQ
- a CDS encoding helix-turn-helix transcriptional regulator; the protein is MATRTTALVGRDEEFARLDAAFDRATRHAPTTVLLGGEAGVGKTRLVETFAERAQGRGARVLSGRCLELSEGGMPYAAVVEMLRQLEGEAGIPRLHQLAGDEAGELARVSPALRPTEEPRTPELPLDPSSQVRLFESLLRLVQRLAAERPLVLVMEDLHWADTSTRDLLGFLAHSLRDVGAMLVVTYRTDELHRDHPLRPVLARIQRTDGAERVDLGTLDRVALGRLLEAVTGKAPGPELLQRVHERSGGNPFLAEELGAAGIDADAELPDSLRELLLVSVEALPDAAAPVVRAVAATKGRVHHELLGRVTGLEGEDLDAAVRAAVDRAVLVTDPRSGAYAFRHRLLAEAVYSTLLPGERERLHTQLATHIEAEPGLATQSAAAELAHHWHAANDQSRSLTASLEAAREAEAVAGVAEARQHVERALELWPQVPAVEQRAGIDHAALSRWAAELSYLAGEARRAVALQEQALEEADPEPTQRALMLERLGRYRWLAGDSDAAVADYGAALEQLPAEASARDRARILAGNSQILMLRRQTQESVAYAEQALALAERVGARDIEANVLITLGTSLAQQGGEHGLKLLGEGRAIALELGSLDEHARSYLNEANALAHLARFEEAIAAATQGLERAHESGQHRGFGAALACNVARPAMLIGRWQLADEVLTAAPRDTGGVGAGWAHGTRAQLRAARGDLGAARDELAAAREAGADRNELSNAVYQRAHAWVALSAGDIDEVVDMVRHCPPIEDDPDEHTLELLAFLLRASGDPRVRRRLEPDLPDSILAACRELAARLPSVRRAVPVWLALAEAEYARVVGAPDEVDRWGAAVARCDELGLVYHGAYARYRQAQAVLDAERRAGVRDLLASAVATARDLGAEPLREDIADLARRARVELDAAAPGPDAELGLTGRETEVLRLVADGRTNAQIASRLYISEKTASVHVSNMLRKLGVANRGEAAALAHRLGLTT
- a CDS encoding MmgE/PrpD family protein → MSPSPQPPSDPADGDHADPWSAAIAAYATRPPEPMPAALTRATVDRVADAVGCALGAGAEDPAPRSVHRFADHGGDHPVWGTPYAAADPATAALANAALVRYLDANDAYHGIEPIHPSDVIPAVLAAARLGDAPATTALDGIATAYEVAMTAADAIAPTPRGFDHVNVTMLGAVAGCARAIGPSTAQATHAVAIAVTSHVALRQTRTGRISMWKAFAAADACRHALESARLAAAGVEGPGQPFVGTAGLFPLALGIPAGVGEAPVLRLPPTTPERLPNSQVKPYPCGSTIQAPAHAALRLVERGVAARDIARVDIHVGPETRSLHAGPDKLHPRTRETADHSVPFVVACILTHGELSIASFADEIVHDAELHAFLEHRVRVLDDPALDGGHDRGFPTRVEVIRHDGSSVREEVADPPGAPRSPLSPETLRRKFEDLGRRSALADGGAAAWEAVRALGEPGGRIEALERALRAPR